A genome region from Camelina sativa cultivar DH55 chromosome 10, Cs, whole genome shotgun sequence includes the following:
- the LOC109126844 gene encoding probable pre-mRNA-splicing factor ATP-dependent RNA helicase DEAH8 yields the protein MKRARDIRDQLLGLLNKIGVELTSNPNDFDAIKKAILAGFFPHSAKLQKNGSYRRVKEPQTVYVHPNSGLFGASPSKWLVYHELVLTTKEYMRHTTEMKPEWLIEIAPHYYKLKDIEDSRPKKSQRSSERASTSKVDTNKKTRTWKVDTSKKTRTSKVDTSKKTRTSKVDTSKKAKR from the coding sequence ATGAAAAGAGCTAGAGATATACGTGACCAGCTACTTGGACTTCTAAACAAGATTGGAGTAGAACTTACTTCCAACCCGAATGATTTTGACGCAATAAAGAAAGCCATCTTGGCCGGATTCTTCCCACATTCTGCAAAGTTACAAAAGAATGGATCGTACAGAAGAGTGAAAGAACCTCAGACAGTTTATGTACATCCTAACTCGGGCTTATTTGGGGCATCACCTAGTAAGTGGTTGGTGTATCATGAACTAGTACTTACTACCAAGGAATATATGAGGCATACAACCGAGATGAAACCCGAGTGGCTAATTGAAATAGCTCCTCATTACTACAAGCTTAAAGACATCGAAGACAGTCGGCCAAAGAAATCACAGAGAAGCAGCGAAAGAGCCTCGACGTCGAAGGTTGATACTAACAAGAAAACCCGGACATGGAAGGTTGATACTAGCAAGAAAACCCGGACATCGAAGGTTGATACTAGCAAGAAAACCCGGACATCGAAGGTTGATACTAGCAAGAAAGCAAAGAGGTAA
- the LOC104718698 gene encoding metalloendoproteinase 1-MMP, with product MSPSLIYRNRVLCFVLVLFCFPQRFAARNLPEEQEPSTAKATQIIHVSNNTWHDFSRLVDVQVGSHVSGVSELKRYLHRFGYVGDGSETFSDVFDGTLESAISLYQENLGLPITGRLDTSTVSLMSLPRCGVSDTHMIINDEGIHTTAHYTYFNGKPKWNRDTLTYAISKTHKLDYLTSEDVKTVFRRAFSHWASVIPVSFEEVDDFTTADLKIGFYSGDHGDGLPFDGVLGTLAHAFAPENGRLHFDAGETWVADDDFKRSPEVAVDLESVATHEIGHLLGLGHSSQESAVMYPSLRPRTKRVDLTVDDVAGVLKLYGANPKLRLDSLTQSEDSIQNGSVSLRFLSGNFIGYVLLVVVFILFR from the coding sequence ATGTCTCCTAGTTTAATCTATAGAAACAgagttctctgttttgttttagtattgTTCTGTTTCCCCCAACGTTTTGCCGCCCGAAACCTACCGGAGGAACAAGAACCATCCACCGCAAAAGCAACTCAAATAATCCACGTCAGCAACAACACGTGGCATGATTTCTCTCGTCTCGTAGACGTCCAGGTTGGTAGCCACGTCAGCGGCGTGTCCGAGCTCAAAAGGTACCTCCACCGTTTCGGTTACGTGGGTGATGGCTCAGAAACTTTCTCCGACGTGTTCGATGGTACTCTCGAATCCGCAATCTCTCTGTACCAAGAAAATCTCGGTTTACCGATAACCGGGAGACTCGACACGAGTACCGTCAGTCTCATGTCGTTACCGCGATGTGGCGTTAGCGATACGCACATGATCATCAACGACGAAGGTATCCACACAACGGCGCATTATACCTATTTTAACGGTAAACCGAAGTGGAACCGCGACACGCTAACCTACGCTATATCGAAAACACACAAACTCGATTACTTGACGTCAGAAGACGTCAAAACCGTTTTCCGGCGAGCTTTTTCGCATTGGGCAAGCGTGATTCCGGTGAGTTTCGAAGAAGTCGATGACTTCACGACGGCGGATTTGAAGATCGGGTTCTACTCCGGGGATCACGGTGACGGGCTTCCGTTTGACGGTGTTCTCGGGACGTTAGCACACGCATTCGCGCCGGAGAACGGGAGGCTTCACTTTGACGCGGGGGAGACATGGGTCGCCGACGATGACTTTAAACGATCTCCCGAGGTGGCCGTCGATTTGGAGTCTGTGGCGACTCACGAGATTGGTCACTTGCTGGGGTTAGGACATAGCTCTCAAGAGTCGGCGGTTATGTATCCGAGTCTCCGGCCGAGGACTAAAAGAGTTGACCTTACGGTTGATGACGTGGCAGGTGTACTGAAGTTATATGGCGCGAACCCAAAATTACGGTTGGATTCACTTACGCAGTCGGAAGATTCTATTCAAAACGGCTCCGTATCACTGAGATTCTTGTCGGGGAATTTTATCGGATATGTTCTGttggttgttgtttttattCTGTTCCGATAG
- the LOC104718696 gene encoding uncharacterized protein At1g04910-like, whose protein sequence is MGVVAEVWRSSVRLLTNSPQLNGGSHHHKSALWKWRSFSSHPKRTVMWTWVCGFMLFSLGVISLLTGHVVSHLEWYSQQLSKHSLDMSRREPIDVWKSKYSKFFYGCSERGRNFPPAAQEHSSNGYLLIAASGGLNQQRTGITDAVVVARILNATLVVPELDHHSYWKDDSDFNDIFDVNWFISSLAKDVTIVKRVPDRVMRSMEKPPYTMRVPRKSTPEYYLDQVLPILLRRHVLQLTKFDYRLANDLDEDMQKLRCRVNYHALRFTKRIQSVGMKVVKRMRKMAKRFIAVHLRFEPDMLAFSGCDFGGGEKERAELAEIRKRWDTLPDLDPLEERKRGKCPLTPHEVGLMLRALGFANDTYIYVASGEIYGGEKTLRPLRELFPNFYTKEMLANDELKPLLPYSSRLAAIDYIVSDESDVFITNNNGNMAKILAGRRRYMGHKRTIRPNAKKLSALFMDREKMEWQTFAKKVKSCQRGFMGDPDEFKPGRGEFHEYPQSCICQRPFSYDKTSTDDEEDDIPEENHNNTSTRHEHLSSADHERDEVFPD, encoded by the exons aTGGGGGTAGTAGCTGAAGTGTGGAGGTCGAGCGTGAGGCTATTGACGAACTCGCCTCAGCTTAACGGTGGCTCACATCATCACAAGTCTGCGTTATGGAAGTGGCGATCTTTCTCGAGTCATCCCAAGAGAACCGTAATGTGGACATGGGTTTGTGGTTTCATGCTTTTCTCCTTAGGTGTCATCTCACTCTTAACCGGCCACGTTGTCTCTCACCTTGAGTGGTATTCTCAGCAATTGAGCAAACACAGCTTA GATATGAGCCGTCGAGAACCAATTGATGTATGGAAATCAAAATATTCCAAGTTCTTCTATGGATGCAGTGAGAGAGGAAGGAACTTCCCTC CTGCTGCCCAGGAGCACTCGTCTAATGGATATTTGCTTATTGCAGCTAGTGGAGGCCTTAACCAGCAAAGAACAGGA ATAACTGATGCAGTGGTTGTTGCACGGATTCTTAATGCTACTTTAGTTGTTCCCGAGTTGGATCACCATTCTTATTGGAAAGATGACAG TGACTTCAATGACATTTTTGATGTTAACTGGTTCATATCTTCTCTCGCCAAAGATGTGACTATAGTAAAGAGAGTTCCTGACAGAGTCATGCGTTCGATGGAGAAACCTCCTTATACCATGCGTGTGCCTCGAAAGTCTACTCCTGAGTATTATCTTGACCAAGTATTGCCAATTCTCTTGAGGAGACAT GTTTTACAATTGACAAAGTTTGACTACAGACTAGCAAATGATCTAGACGAAGACATGCAAAAGTTGCGCTGCAGGGTCAACTATCATGCTTTAAGATTCACAAAGCGGATACAGTCAGTTGGGATGAAAGTGGTCAAGAGGATGAGAAAGATGGCCAAACGTTTTATTGCTGTCCACTTGAG ATTTGAGCCTGACATGCTAGCCTTTTCTGGTTGTGACTTTGGTGGGGGTGAAAAAGAGCGAGCTGAGCTAGCAGAAATAAGAAAACGATGGGACACATTGCCT GATCTGGACCCTCTGGAGGAAAGAAAGCGTGGGAAATGCCCCCTTACACCTCATGAAGTGGGCTTAATGCTGCGTGCTCTTGGCTTTGCAAATGACACATATATCTATGTTGCATCTGGAGAAATATATGGTGGTGAAAAGACACTGAGACCACTTAGAGAGCTATTTCCAAACTTTTACACCAAGGAAATGCTTGCCAATGATGAGCTGAAGCCTCTGCTTCCCTATTCTTCACGCCTTGCTGCCATTGACTACATTGTTAGTGATGAAAGCGACGTATTTATCACTAATAATAATGGGAATATGGCCAAGATTCTTGCAGGCCGAAG GAGGTACATGGGTCACAAGAGGACCATCAGGCCAAATGCAAAGAAGCTAAGTGCTTTGTTCATGGACCGAGAAAAGATGGAGTGGCAAACTTTCGCCAAGAAAGTGAAATCTTGTCAGCGTGGATTCATGGGTGATCCAGATGAGTTTAAACCAGGACGTGGTGAGTTCCACGAGTACCCACAATCTTGCATATGTCAGAGACCCTTCTCTTATGACAAAACCTCAACtgacgacgaagaagacgacATACCAGAAGAGAACCACAACAACACCAGCACTAGACATGAGCATTTGTCTTCAGCTGACCATGAGCGTGACGAAGTTTTCCCAGACTAG
- the LOC104720298 gene encoding heat shock 70 kDa protein 17-like yields MRLFLQSCRGSAGLSTLLVFIVNDRNMGKMFSCLVVFLSLISLVPFPSESAVSSVDLGSEWVKVAVVNLKRGQSPISVAINEMSKRKSPGLVAFQSGDRLLGEEAAGITARYPNKVYSQLRDMVGKPFKHVKDFIDSVYLPFDIVEDSRGAVGIYSSRNLSAPIKANLHFSLSRSGILSLDRGDAVIEITEWVEVPKKNVTIDSNTTTATGNATDENSEENKEDLQTDAGNSTASNTTTEVNLGTEKKLKXHFADEFNKQLGNGVDVRKFPKAMAKLKKQVKRTKEILSANTAAPISVESLHDDRDFRSTISREKFEELCKDLWERSLTPLKDVLKHSGLKMDDISAVELIGGATRVPKLQSTIQEFIGKQQLDKHLDADEAIVLGAALHAANLSDGIKLQRRLGIVDGSPYGFLVELEGPNVKKDESTKQQLVPRMKKLPSKMFRSFVLDKDFDVSLSYESEDILPPGTTSPVFAQYSVSGLADTSEKYSSRNLSAPIKANLHFSLSRSGILSLDRGDAVIEITEWVEVPKKNVTIDSNTTTATGNATDENSEENKEDLQTDAGNSTASNTTTEVNLGTEKKLKKRTFRIPLKVVEKTVGPGAPFTTESLAEAKIKLEALDKKDRERRRTAELKNNLESYIYATKEKLETPEFEKISTQEERKAFVEKLDEVQDWLYMDGEDANATEFLERLDSLKAIGNPISFRSEELTARPVAVEYARKYENELKETTKEWEKNKTWLPKEKINEVSKEAEKVKSWLDKNVAEQEKTALWSKPVFTSTEVYAKVFTLQDKVTKVNKIPKPKPKIEKATKKENTTTKEEEQSKASDSNSSSDEAAKDEL; encoded by the exons ATGCGGTTGTTTCTTCAATCTTGCAGAGGAAGTGCAGGTCTCTCTACTCTCTTGGTGTTTATAGTTAACGATCGGAATATGGGGAAGATGTTTAGTTGTTTAGTGGTGTTCTTGTCATTGATCTCTTTAGTCCCATTTCCATCGGAATCCGCTGTTTCGAGTGTAGATTTAGGTTCGGAATGGGTTAAAGTTGCCGTAGTTAATCTGAAGCGAGGACAGAGTCCAATCTCTGTAGCCATTAACGAAATGTCAAAGAGGAAATCCCCAGGTCTAGTGGCGTTTCAATCTGGAGACAGGTTACTAGGCGAGGAAGCTGCGGGTATTACGGCACGTTATCCGAATAAAGTTTATTCACAGCTGAGGGATATGGTGGGAAAGCCTTTCAAACATGTGAAGGATTTCATCGATTCTGTCTACTTGCCGTTTGATATTGTTGAAGATTCTAGAGGTGCAGTTGGTAT ATATTCTTCTCGGAATCTATCAGCACCTATCAAGGCAAATTTGCATTTCTCTCTAAGTAGAAGTGGGATTCTGAGTCTCGATCGAGGAGATGCTGTAATTGAAATCACAGAATGGGTAGAAGTTCCTAAGAAGAACGTGACCATTGATAGCAACACAACCACAGCAACAGGCAATGCCACTGATGAGAattcagaagaaaataaagaggaCCTACAAACTGATGCTGGAAACAGCACTGCTTCAAATACAACAACAGAAGTTAACCTGGGCACAGAAAAAAAGCTGAAANAGCACTTTGCAGATGAGTTTAATAAACAGCTCGGTAATGGCGTTGATGTGAGGAAGTTCCCCAAAGCAATGGCTAAATTGAAAAAGCAAGTTAAACGTACAAAGGAAATCTTGAGTGCAAACACTGCGGCTCCAATATCTGTTGAATCTCTTCATGATGATCGTGACTTCAG GAGCACAATTTCCCGTGAGAAGTTTGAGGAACTATGTAAAGATCTGTGGGAGAGATCTCTTACACCTTTAAAAGATGTGCTCAAGCATTCAGGTTTGAAGATGGATGATATATCTGCAGTGGAGCTGATAGGAGGAGCTACTAGAGTTCCCAAGCTACAG AGCACAATCCAGGAATTTATTGGGAAACAACAGTTAGACAAACATCTGGATGCTGATGAAGCTATTGTCCTCGGTGCAGCACTACATGCTGCTAACTTGAGCGATGGAATTAAATTGCAACGTAGGCTAGGTATAGTTGATGGTTCCCCCTATGGGTTCCTAGTTGAGTTGGAAGGCCCTAATGTTAAGAAAGATGAGAGCACAAAGCAGCAACTCGTACCACGGATGAAAAAGCTACCCAGCAAG ATGTTCAGATCCTTTGTCCTTGACAAAGATTTTGATGTGTCACTTTCTTATGAGTCCGAGGATATTCTACCCCCAGGAACCACCTCCCCTGTCTTTGCACAGTATTCTGTCTCTGGTTTGGCAGATACATCTGAGAA ATATTCTTCTCGGAATCTATCAGCACCTATCAAGGCAAATTTGCATTTCTCTCTAAGTAGAAGTGGGATTCTGAGTCTCGATCGAGGAGATGCTGTAATTGAAATCACAGAATGGGTAGAAGTTCCTAAGAAGAACGTGACCATTGATAGCAACACAACCACAGCAACAGGCAATGCCACTGATGAGAattcagaagaaaataaagaggaCCTACAAACTGATGCTGGAAACAGCACTGCTTCAAATACAACAACAGAAGTTAACCTGGGCACAGAAAAAAAGCTGAAAAAGCGGACATTCAGGATTCCTCTGAAG GTAGTAGAGAAAACTGTTGGACCTGGAGCACCTTTTACGACAGAGTCTCTTGCCGAAGCTAAGATAAAATTAGAAGCCTTGGACAAGAAAGatagggaaagaagaagaacggcTGAGTTGAAAAACAACCttgaatcttatatatatgCTACTAAAGAGAAG CTAGAAACACCCGAGTTTGAAAAGATATCCACCCAAGAAGAGCGGAAGGCGTTTGTTGAGAAGCTTGATGAG GTGCAAGATTGGCTTTACATGGACGGCGAGGATGCTAATGCGACAGAGTTTCTGGAGCGGCTTGACTCACTAAAAGCCATTGGCAATCCCATATCTTTCAG ATCAGAGGAGCTTACAGCACGACCTGTAGCAGTTGAATACGCTAGGAAATATGAAAACGAACTGAAAGAG ACTACAAAAGAGTgggagaagaacaaaacatggcttccaaaagaaaaaatcaacgaG GTCTCAAAGGAAGCAGAGAAAGTAAAAAGCTGGCTGGATAAGAATGTGGCTGAGCAGGAAAA GACTGCTTTGTGGAGCAAACCGGTGTTCACGTCCACGGAAGTGTACGCCAAAGTATTTACTCTGCAAGACAAG GTGACAAAAGTGAATAAGATCCCAAAGCCAAAGCCAAAGATAGAAAAAGCAACCAAGAAGGAGAACACAACAACGAAGGAGGAGGAGCAATCAAAAGCCTCAGACTCCAATTCTTCTTCCGATGAAGCTGCCAAAGACGAGCTTtga
- the LOC104718694 gene encoding VAN3-binding protein-like encodes MEHDRTLNFIAYGLQEVAEEEEIEELEGDDDESMTLSSLPGNETSECSSSPVMTYPPIPHQPKTPREPMEFLCRSWSMSTSEISLALSSKKSNKHIKQNPNISKLDAAFPSPAPAPPPPPPPLQTGKVASVVNARRTGTIGKWFHHRESVGGKGSAVRKRDKARVENAHLHSAVSIASLATAIAAVTASCNHDGFTESKTMSSALASASELLASHCLELAELSGAGHDRVVSAVRSAVDVRGPGDLLTLTAAAATALRGEAALRARLPKEAKNNAAISPCERALPETHDCSSELDCASTTDEHVSAEGIEESKLDCDGELMQCTRNGALRWKHIKVYINKRSQVVVEIKSKHVRGAFSTKSKGIVNDVCEIVSGLQNGKETENAEEEELYFGISTGKGLTKFKCKSKADKQTWVDSIRNLLHRVTAVEVTNTSLETTNIANTT; translated from the exons ATGGAGCATGACCGTACGTTAAACTTCATAGCATACGGACTACAAGAAgtagctgaggaagaagaaatagaagagtTAGAAGGCGATGACGACGAGAGCATGACGTTGTCGTCGCTGCCGGGAAACGAGACGTCGGAGTGTTCGTCTTCTCCGGTGATGACGTATCCTCCGATCCCTCATCAGCCTAAAACTCCGAGAGAGCCTATGGAGTTTCTATGCAGATCATGGAGCATGTCTACGTCTGAGATCTCTCTAGCTTTGTCCTCTAAGAAATCTAATaaacatatcaaacaaaaccctaatatttCTAAGTTGGACGCCGCCTTCCCTTCGCCGGCTCcggcaccaccaccaccgcctccgCCGCTACAA ACGGGAAAGGTAGCGAGTGTGGTAAACGCGCGGAGAACGGGAACGATCGGTAAATGGTTCCACCACCGAGAAAGTGTCGGCGGGAAGGGCTCCGCCGTAAGGAAGAGAGATAAAGCTCGTGTGGAGAATGCGCATCTTCATTCCGCCGTGTCGATTGCGTCTCTGGCGACGGCCATCGCCGCCGTGACCGCTTCGTGCAACCATGACGGCTTCACTGAATCAAAGACGATGAGTTCAGCGCTGGCCTCGGCTTCGGAGCTGTTGGCTTCTCACTGCCTCGAATTGGCGGAACTCTCCGGCGCCGGTCACGATCGCGTCGTCTCTGCTGTCCGATCCGCCGTAGATGTTCGCGGACCTGGCGATTTGCTGACTCTAACTGCTGCAGCTGCAACTG CATTGAGAGGAGAAGCAGCTCTAAGGGCAAGACTACCAAAGGAAGCTAAGAACAATGCAGCTATAAGCCCTTGTGAAAGAGCTTTACCGGAAACTCATGATTGTTCCTCTGAGCTCGATTGCGCTAGCACGACTGATGAACATGTATCTGCAGAGGGGATTGAAGAATCAAAACTAGATTGTGATGGAGAGCTAATGCAGTGCACACGAAACG GAGCTTTGCGGTGGAAGCATATAAAAGTGTACATCAACAAGAGATCTCAG GTTGTTGTagaaatcaaaagcaaacacgTTAGAGGAGCGTTCTCCACGAAAAGCAAAG GCATTGTAAATGATGTATGCGAGATAGTCTCGGGCCTGCAAAATGGAAAAGAAACGGAAaacgcagaagaagaagagctctaTTTCGGAATCAGTACTGGGAAAGGTCTAACAAAGTTCAAGTGCAAGAGCAAGGCTGATAAGCAGACATGGGTGGATAGCATCCGGAATCTTCTTCATCGAGTAACTGCTGTTGAGGTTACCAACACTTCTCTTGAAACTACAAACATTGCCAATACCACATAA